DNA sequence from the Lysinibacillus sp. OF-1 genome:
CTACATCTCCATGGCCGTACGCATTTGCCTTTACTACAGCAATAATTTGAACATTAGGTTGTAAAAATTCTTTTAAATTTTTAACGTTCTGTTGGATTGCTTGCAAGTCTATCATTGCTTTGGTTGGTCGAAAATACTGCTGTGTCTTCATAAGAATACCCTCTTTATTTTTAATTAAAACACTATGTATGACATACATTTGTTCTAGTACGTCTATTTAGCTTGTCCACACAATGTTATTGTTCCATTCTCCAGAACTCTCACTTTAAAGGAAATAACTTAACATTTTCTAAACAGTGAGATCTTATTTCATATTGTCAATAAGCTACAGCTTTCATATTCCTGAAAGCTGTAGCTAGCAAAGTTACTTCATACTACTTATCGTCATAGATGTAGCAACTTCAATCATCTCTTCTCGCGTCAACTTGCTTGAAGCTACAAAGAATTCAACACCATCTTTTTCCCAACTAATCGATGTATCTGTAATAGCTCCTATTGTATAGCCTAAGTCAACTGGATCACCAGGTGACGATACTGGTAACATTGAATTTTCCTTTGTTACTGGTTGCTGCATAACTGTAAATGCCTTTTCACCATCGAAAGTTAGGATAACACGTTCCATACCATTTTCTTGCACAACTTTTTCATTCGCTAATTGTGCCCAATTTAGAACAGGATAATGTGTTTGGAATTCTTGATATTCAACTTCTGCACCAACTGCTTCTTTTTCATCTTTTCCTTCTTGCCCCTCTTTGTCAGCAGGTGTAGCTTGTTCACCTTTCGTGCTATCTTTATCAGTGAATTGTTCAACAGCATACTCTTTTGCAGCATGTTGCACACCTAATTTTATTTTCTTAAAGGTGATACGAATTTGCTCTTCCTTCACATCATTCATAATCGCTACAGAGGTTGGCAATAAAGTTTTCTTATCTACCGTAATGACTTGATGAGGCATACTATTTTTATAGCTATTTCTAGTAGCCGCTTCAAATATATATGCTTTTTCTTCTTCTTTCATGACAAGATTTTTATCTTCTGCTAAATCTTCTGCTAGCGCTCCAATTAAGTAAGCCTGACTATTTTTCTTTGGCCAGTCACTTTGGAATTTATACATTTTGTTTAATGTCGGTGTTACTACAAAAACGCCATCAGCATTACGCACAATCATTTGAGAAACATCTTTCCCACTTTCGACTACTTCTACTCGATAGAAATCAGGTTTTGTATGCCATACTGTCACATCATAATTTCTTGGCTCACCACCAGATTTAATCTCCATCGATGCATTTAACTCATAACCATTTGTTTCTGCCCATTTACCATTCACTTTCTTCAACACTTTTTCCTGTGAGGCTGCACCACATGCCGACAGAAGTAATATCGTACAAAGTAAGACGAGCCATTTAACTATACGGTTGCCCACGCTTTCACCCTTTCTTCTTTCAAATCCACTACGACAATATATGAACCGTATTTGTCAGTTATGTCATTTGAAGAAAGGGCAATATATTTAAATTTATAAGCCAACCTTTTAGACAAGTTAAGTACTATTCTAATAAGATTACTTGAGCAGCCGCATATTGTTTAGAATGCGTAATACTAACAAATCCATTGACAAGCTCTTCCTTAAAATATAAGACGGGATTGCCAGCCTCTCCTCTTAATATCTCCATATCATGAAGCTTACATTGTTCCCCAAGGCCTGTTCCTAGCGCTTTCGAAAATGCTTCTTTAGCAGCAAATCGCCCTGCCAAAAATTCTATTTTACGAGTTTCTGAATGACCGTCAAATAATTTTTTTTCCTTAACTGTTAAAATACGATCTTTAAATTTATCTGTACGTTTCATGGCTTTTTCAATACGATCTATTTCTACAATATCGAGACCAATTCCCTTAATCATGTGACCTTCTCCTTTACCTATTTCCAACAAGGCATGTATAATAATTGTAAATTGAGGTGGAGCCATGTTTAGTAGAACAGAAAATTTTAAGCAATATACAAAGTATTACCCTATTGTTTCAACTTTAATAGCAATTAACTTAACGCTTTATGTATTGTCTCTTATACCCGGCATCGGAACACTCTTGTGGAATTACGGAATCCAAGCAAATTTCCTGATTCAAAATGGTGAATGGTGGCGTGTCTTTTCCGCAATGTTTTTACATGCAGGATTTATGCATATGTTTTTTAATATGTTTTCCTTATATCTCTTTGGTCCAGAGCTTGAAAAAATCGCAGGTAAAGCACGCTTCATCACAATTTATTTGGTTTCAGGTATTGTAGGCAACATGGCAACCTATATCTTCTATGATAGTAGTTATGCGAGTCTTGGTGCAAGTGGGGCTATTTTTGGAATTTTTGGTGCTTTTGGGGCATTAGTTTACTATACACGTCGTACAATGCCAATGCTTCGTAAGCTCATCTTACCAATCATCATCATAAGTGTCATCATGACATTTCTTCAACCAAATGTGAATGTTTATGCACATTTAGGCGGTTTAGTAACAGGTTTCATTCTTGGACTTGTCTATTTACACCCAAAAAGAATTTTAAGCTGGCGTAAACAAAAGATGTCGGGTAGACCATAAAACTTAAAAGAGGAGCAGCTCAATCATGGAGTTGCTCCTTTTTCATTAGAA
Encoded proteins:
- a CDS encoding LolA family protein, encoding MGNRIVKWLVLLCTILLLSACGAASQEKVLKKVNGKWAETNGYELNASMEIKSGGEPRNYDVTVWHTKPDFYRVEVVESGKDVSQMIVRNADGVFVVTPTLNKMYKFQSDWPKKNSQAYLIGALAEDLAEDKNLVMKEEEKAYIFEAATRNSYKNSMPHQVITVDKKTLLPTSVAIMNDVKEEQIRITFKKIKLGVQHAAKEYAVEQFTDKDSTKGEQATPADKEGQEGKDEKEAVGAEVEYQEFQTHYPVLNWAQLANEKVVQENGMERVILTFDGEKAFTVMQQPVTKENSMLPVSSPGDPVDLGYTIGAITDTSISWEKDGVEFFVASSKLTREEMIEVATSMTISSMK
- the acpS gene encoding holo-ACP synthase yields the protein MIKGIGLDIVEIDRIEKAMKRTDKFKDRILTVKEKKLFDGHSETRKIEFLAGRFAAKEAFSKALGTGLGEQCKLHDMEILRGEAGNPVLYFKEELVNGFVSITHSKQYAAAQVILLE
- a CDS encoding rhomboid family intramembrane serine protease — translated: MFSRTENFKQYTKYYPIVSTLIAINLTLYVLSLIPGIGTLLWNYGIQANFLIQNGEWWRVFSAMFLHAGFMHMFFNMFSLYLFGPELEKIAGKARFITIYLVSGIVGNMATYIFYDSSYASLGASGAIFGIFGAFGALVYYTRRTMPMLRKLILPIIIISVIMTFLQPNVNVYAHLGGLVTGFILGLVYLHPKRILSWRKQKMSGRP